The Pseudomonas sp. HOU2 DNA window ATAGAGTACTTGAAGGTGTTGATCGCCGCGTGCGGCCGAGTGCCACGGTACAGCACCACGGCCCATTGCAGAAACCTTGCGCCCAGCGCGAGGGCGCAGATCAGGTAGAGCACGCCGCTCATGTGAATCACGTATGGCAGCAGGCTCACCGCGAGCAGGGCGCAGGTGTACAGCAGAATGTGCACCTTGGTGTAGTGCTCGCCGTGGGTCACCGGCAGCATCGGGATGTCGGCCTTGGCGTATTCCTCCTTGCGATGAATCGCCAGCGCCCAGAAGTGCGGCGGGGTCCAGGCGAAGATGATCAACACCAGCAGCAACGGTTCGGCGCTGACATGGCCGGTGGCGGCGGTCCAGCCGAGCAGCGGTGGCGCCGCGCCGGCGAGGCCACCGATGACGATGTTCTGCGGCGTCGCGCGTTTGAGAAAACCGGTGTAGATCACCGCGTAACCCAGCAGCGAAGCCAGTGTCAGCCATGCCGTCAGCGGATTGGTGAAGGTCAGCAGCAAAGCCTGACCCAGCAGCGCCAGCACCAGCGCAAAGGTCAGCGCCGCTGCCGGTGAAACCCGACCCTCGGCCAACGGCCGTTTGTGGGTGCGCGCCATCACCGCATCGATGCGCCGGTCCACCACATGATTGACCGCCGCCGCACCGCCGGCACACAACGCGATCCCCAGGTTGCCGAACACCAGCACCGTCCAAGGCACCCCGGCGCGGGTCGCGAGGAACATGCCGACCAGCGAGGTGATGAGCATCAGCACCACCACTTTCGGCTTGGTCAGCTCCAGATAGTCACGCCACAGCGCCTGCGCAGGGCGTTCGCCGATCAGAAGCGCCATGGCGTTTCTCCTTTTATCGTGATGGGCGCGGCCGAATGTTTACGCGGGCTCAGACGCCAGCGCGCCAACATCGGCTGTTTGACCCGAACCAGACTGGTGCGCGCGTGGTAATTGACCAGCACCATGGTCAGCAGCAGCGCGGCGCCTCCGGCGTTGTGCGCCACGGCCACCGGCAACGGCAGATGAAACAGCACGTTGCTGATACCGAGGGTGATTTGTGCGGCGAGGGCGATGACGACTAGCCCGGCCAAACGTGTCATGCCAACAGCCCTGAGTTGCCAGGCCAGACCGAGCAGCACCAGCGTCACCAGCAGCGCGCCGATGCGGTGGGTCAGGTGAATCGCCGTGCGCGCGTCGCTGTCGAGCTGGCCACCAAGATAATTGGGGCCGATGTGCTGGGTCAGGTGAAAGCCGTTGGCAAAGTCGGCGGGCGGCAGCCATTGGCCGTGGCAGGTCGGAAAGTCGATGCAGGCCACCGCCGCATAGTTGGAACTGACCCAGCCGCCCAGCGCGATCTGGCCGATCACCAGCAACAGCCCCGCGGTCGCCCAATACTGCAAACGCTTGGGGACGGTCAGTGCCGGCAGCACGCCTGACAGGCGCAGGGTCAGAAGAAACAGCAGACTCAAGGTCGCAAAACCGCCGAGCAAATGCCCGGTGACCACCTGCGGCCAGAGCTTGAGCGTCACCGTCCACATGCCGAACGCCGCCTGGGCGAACACCACTGCCAGCAGAAACAGCGGCAACTTCAGTGGTTGACCCGGATGATGCCGGTTAACCCAGGCGCGCCCGGCCAGAAGCGAAATCATCAGGCCGAGGGTGCCGGCGAAATAACGGTGGATCATCTCGTTCCAGCCCTTGTGCGCCACCACCGGCGAGTCGGGGTAATGCAGTTCGGCATGGGCCAGTTGGGCTTCGCTTTTCGGCACGCTGATAAACCCGTAGCACCCCGGCCAGTCCGGACAGCCCAAGCCTGCGTGGGTCAGGCGGGTGTAGGCGCCGAGCAACACGACGATCAGTGCCAGCAGGGTGGCAAACAGCGCGAGGCGAAATCCAGGTTTGGCCATGACAATGCCCTTATCCGATGTTCGACAGTTTCAGCAGGTGACGCAGATCGTTGAGCAGATCCTTGCCCTTCACGCTCGGGTCGTAGCGCAGCACCAGGTTGCCGTGGGGGTCGATGATCCACAGTTGCGGTGTGGCCTTGTCGCCGGTGGCCTTGCTCAACGCTGCGCTGTCCAGCGGGTAGCGTTGCAGCTGCGGATATTCGCGGGTCAGCTTGGCCTCGTAGTCGGCGCTCAACGGTTGCGCGGCGGCGAGGGCGTGGCTGGCGCGACCGGCGTCGCGACCGAGGCCGATCTGGATCTGGCGGGCGAGGTACACCAGTTGCTGACAGTCCACCGCGCAATCCTTCGGCGCGGTCACCAGCATCTGCCAGCGCTGTTCATCGGCTTGCACGCCGAGGTCGGCGCGGGTCTGGCCGTTGCCGATCAGTTCGCCGTGGTAGCTGCGACCTTCCGGCACCCAGAACTGCAATTTGTACATGCCGGTGGCGAGGATCATCGGGCCGACCACGCCGAGCACAATCAGCAACAGCTGGATCCGCCCGCGACGGCGGGTGGCCGGGATTTTTGCCTCAGACATGCTGGGTGGATTCATGGCCGTTCCCATGGGTTTTCTCCTTTGCGTTGTGCAAGCCCAAATAGATGTAGAGGCCGAGCAGGGCGGTGGCCATGGCGAACCACTGCACGGCGTAACCGAGGTGTTTTTCCGGTCCCATGGCCACGACCGGCCAGTCGGCCTCGTAGCTGGCAGGGCCGGGTTCGGCGCGCAGTTCGTAGGCGAAGCCGTCGCGTTCGAGGGTTTTCCACAGCTTGGCCGGCTCGACCGCGGTAATGGTTTGCGGCCAGGTGCTGCTGGCCGGGTCGGCGTGCAACTGGAAGGTTGCGCCGGGGGCGACATAGACCCAGGCGTCCAGGTTGACCGCGTCGGCGGGGGTGGAAAATTTTGGCGTTACCCGGCGATCCGGCCATGGCAGCCAGCCGCGATTGACCAGCAGCCACTGGCCGGTGGCCCGATCCTGAAACGGTTGCAGCAACTCGATGCCGACCTTGCCGTTGCGCTGGCGGTTGTCGAGCAGCAGGCTGTGCGCGGCATCGAACTGGCCGTACAGATGCACGCGGCGAAAGGCCGGGTCGGCGCTGTGCAGCAACTCGCTGCTGGCCATCGGCTCGGCGGCGCGGCGTTCGGCGTAACTGGCGAGCAGGGCGGTTTTCTCCGCGCCCCGGCCCAATTGCCAGAAACCCAGCGACACCAGCAGCGGCAGCAACAGCGCCACCACCACGGTCGGTATCACGCCCGGCCAAAAGCGCTTCATGGCCGCGCCACAAAGGCAGTCGTCGCGCTCGCTATACTCAACTGCATCGCCTGTCCCCCGGAGTTCTTCCCATGCTCAAGGCAGCCATTGTCGTGCTGCTGATTGCCACGGTGATCAGCCTGTTCAGCGGCCTGTTTTTCCTGGTCAAGGACGACAGCAGTTCCAATCGCCTGGTGATCGCCTTGAGTGTTCGGGTGGCACTGGCCGCTGCCACCGTCGGCTTGATTGCCTGGGGCTTCTACAGCGGCCAACTGGTGTCGCACGCGCCTTGGTGATCAGTGCTCAGAGCACATAAACGAAGACGAACAGGCCGATCCACACCACATCAACGAAGTGCCAGTACCAGCTCGCGGCCTCGAAGCCGAACTGATGCTCGGCATCGAAATGGCCCTTCATGATGCGCATCAGCATCACGAACAGAATGATCGTGCCGATGGTCACGTGGGCGCCGTGGAAACCGGTGAGCATGAAGAACGTCGCACCGTAGATGCCCGACCCCAGAGTCAGGCCCAATTCGTGGTAGGCGTGCATGTATTCCTCGGCCTGCAAGGCGAGGAAGCCGCAGCCCAATAGAACGGTGATCGCCAGCCAGATTTTCAGTGCGCCGCGATGGCCCTTCTTCAAGGCATGGTGAGCGATGGTGATGGTCACGCTGGAGCTGACCAGCAGGATCGTGTTGATCAGCGGCAGACCCCACGGGCTGATGACTTCCTTGGGTGGCGGGAACAGTTTCGGGTCCGGGGTGTGCAGCAGTGGCCAGGTGAACTGGAAGTTCGGCCAGAGCATGTGGGCGATGCCTTTCGGGCCTTCACCACCCAGAGCGGGCCCCGAGACGTGGCGCACGTAAAACAGCGCACCGAAGAAGGCGACGAAGAACATCACCTCGGAGAAGATGAACCAGCTCATGCCCCAGCGGAACGAGCGATCAAGCTGCGGACTGTACAGGCCGGCGCGACTTTCCTTGATCACCGCCCCGAACCAGCCGAACAGCATGTACGCCAGCAACAGCCCGCCGACGAAAAAGATGTATGGGCCGTGGGATTCCGGGCGCGCGGCCTTCAGATCGTTGAACCAGGTCGCCAGGCCGTACACGGTGATGACCATGCCGAAGGTGGCGATGATCGGCCATTTGCTCTGGGCCGGGACGTAATAGTGCTCATGAGTTGCCATTTATTGTTCTCCTTATCGGGCACGCTTAACCGCCAGTGTTTGCAGCCACCGGAGGATGTCGGGCGGTGATATCGAACAGCGTGTAGGACAGCGTCAGGTGCTTCACGTCCTTGGGCATGTCGCGGTCAACGATGAAACGCACCGGCATCTCGATCTGCTGACCGGGCTGCAGCACCTGCTGGGTAAAGCAAAAGCATTCGGTCTTGTGGAAATACGCCGCCGCGTTGCTCGGCGCGATGCTCGGCACAGCTTGCGCACTCATCGGTTTGTCGGTGGGGTTGCGGGCGATGAAAATCATCTCGTTGACCGCGCCGGGGTTGGCAGTCAGCTCGTCGTGCTTGGGGTAAAACTCCCACGGCATGTCGATGTTGTTGGTCGAGAGAAACTGCACGCGCACTTGCCGCGAGCTGTCCACCACCTGCTCGCCTTCGTATTGCCCGGCAGTTTTGCCGTTGATGCCGAAGGCCTTGCACATCACGTCGTAGATCGGCACCAGGGCGAAGCCGAAGACAAACATTGCCACCACCACGCCGAGCAGGCGGGTGACCAGTTTTTTCAGCGAGATCGAGTCAGCCATGAGTCATGCCTCCCTCGAAGGTGCGAGTGAGCCTTTGTGGCGAGGGAGCTTGCTCCCGCTGGGTTGCGCAGCAGCCCCAAAGATTTTTTGGGCGCTGCGCACCCCAGCGGGAGCAAGCTCCCTCGCCACAGGGGTCGCGTTAACAGTGGAGCGTTTCATTTCACTTCCGGCGGCGTGGTGAAGGTGTGATACGGCGCCGGTGACGGCACGCTCCACTCCAGACCTTCGGCGCCATCCCACGGTTTGGCCGGGGCTGGCGGGCCGCCGCGAATGGTCTTGATCACGATGAACAGGAAGAAGATTTGCGTGGCGCCGAACATGAACGCGCCGATCGACGAGACCATGTTGAAATCGGCGAACTGCAGGTTGTAGTCCGGGATCCGTCGCGGCATCCCCGCCAGCCCTACAAAGTGCATCGGGAAGAAGGTCAGGTTCATGCCGACGAACGACAGCCAGAAGTGCAGCTTGCCGAGGGTTTCGTCGTACATGTGCCCGGTCCACTTCGGCAGCCAGTAATAGGCCGAGGCGAAGATCCCGAAGATCGCCCCCGGCACCAGTACGTAGTGGAAGTGCGCGACCACGAAGTAGGTGTCCTGGTACTGGAAGTCCGCCGGGGCGATGGCCAGCATCAGCCCGGAAAAGCCGCCGATCGAGAACAGGATCACGAACGCCACGGCAAACAGCATCGGCGTCTCGAAGGTCAGCGAGCCTTGCCACATGGTGCTGGCCCAGTTGAACACTTTCACCCCGGTCGGCACGGCGATGAGCATGGTCGCGTACATGAAGAACAGCTCGCCCACCAGCGGGATGCCGACCACGAACATGTGGTGCGCCCAGACGATGAACGACAGGAACGCGATGCTCGCCGTGGCGTAGACCATCGAGGTGTAGCCGAACAGCGGCTTGCGCGAGAAGGTCGGGATGATCTGGCTGACGGCGCCGAAGGCCGGCAGGATCATGATGTACACCTCGGGGTGGCCGAAGAACCAGAACACGTGCTGGAACAGCACCGGGTCACCGCCACCGGCGGCGCTGAAGAAACTGGTGCCGAAGTGGATGTCCATCAGCATCATCGTCACGCACCCGGCCAGCACCGGCATCACCGCGATCAGCAGGAACGCGGTGATCAGCCAGGTCCAGACGAACAGCGGCATTTTCATCAGGGTCATGCCGGGAGCGCGCAGGTTGAGGATGGTGGCGATCACGTTGATCGCGCCCATGATCGAACTGATCCCCATCAAGTGGATGGCGAAGATGAAGTAGGTAACGCTTTCCGGCGCGTAGGTGGTGGACAGCGGGGCGTAGAACGTCCAGCCGAAGTTCGGCCCGCCACCGGCGGTGAACAGGGTCGAGACCAGCAGCAGGAACGCCGCCGGCAGCAACCAGAAGCTGAAGTTGTTCATCCGTGGCAGGGCCATGTCCGGCGCGCCAATCATCAGCGGGATCATCCAGTTGGCGAGGCCGACGAACGCCGGCATCACCGCACCGAAGACCATCACCAGGCCGTGCATGGTGGTCATCTGGTTGAAAAACGCCGGCTCGACGATCTGCAGCCCGGGCTGAAACAGCTCGGCGCGGATCACCATGGCGAACGTGCCGCCGAGCAGGAACATGCAGAACGCAAACCACAGGTACAGCGTGCCGATGTCCTTGTGGTTGGTGGTCAGCACCCAGCGCATCAGGCCTTTGGCGGGGCCGTGGGCGTGGTCGGCATGACCGTGGTCATCGATTACAGCGCTCATGGCCGGTCTCCTTTACGTGAGTGGACGGGGCTGGCCGGGGCGCGGTGCCCCGGCCGGTTCACGAAGTACGCGATGGACCGGCTCATTTGCTTTCCGCCTGTTTGAGCTCCAGCACTTCTTTTGGCGTGACCATGTCGCCCTTGTTGTTGCCCCAGGCGTTACGTTCGTAGGTCACGACCGCTGCGATATCGACTTCCGACAACTGCTTGCCGAACGCCGCCATGGCGGTGCCGGGCTTGCCGAAATACACGCGATGCAGGTGATCGGCTTTCGGCCCGGTGGCAATCGGCGAGCCTTTGAGCGCCGGGAACATCGGCGGCAGGCCCTGGCCTTCAGCCTGGTGACAGGCCACGCAGGTGGTGTGATAGATCTTGTCGCCGCGCTCTTTAAGCTCGTCGAGGGTCCATTCCTTGCTGGTCAGCTCCTTGAGCTGCGCGGCTTCGGCTTTGCGGTCGGCAAGCCATTTGTCGTAGTCGGCCTTCTCTTTGACGTCGACCACGATCGGCATGAAGCCGTGATCCTTGCCGCACAACTCGGCGCACTGGCCACGGTAAAGGCCGGGCTTGTCGATGCGGGTCCAGGCTTCGTTGACGAATCCCGGGATCGCATCGCGCTTGACCGCGAAGGCCGGCACCCACCACGAGTGGATAACGTCGGCGGAGGTCACGAGGAAGCGCACCTTGGCGCCGACCGGCAGCACCAGCGGCTTGTCGACTTCGAGCAGGTAGTGCTCGCCCTTGGCTTCCTTGTTGTGGATCTGTTCGGCGGGGGTGGCCAGGTTGCTGAAGAACTCGACATCCTGACCCAGGTATTTGTAGTGCCACTTCCACTGATAACCGGTGATCTGGATATCGATATCCGGCTCACTGGTGTCGTACATGCGGATCAGGGTAGCGGTCGCCGGGACAGCCATCGCCACCAGGATCAGCAGCGGCACGACGGTCCAGAGAATCTCGACGGTGGTGCTTTCGTGGAATTTTGCGGCGACCTGCCCGGTCGAGCGGCGATGCACGATCATCGACCAGAACATGGCGCCGAAGACGATGATCCCGATCACCACACAGATCCAGAAAATGGTCATGTGCAGGTCGAATACTGCGTGACTGATTTCAGTCGCTCCAGGCGCCATATTCACAGTCCAGGCCGCATGGGCCGGGCTGAAAATCGACCACAACAGGAGGCCCATCCAGACGTGTGGATGTCGCATCATTGCGGGTTCCCCTTATCGTTCTTGTTATCCCGTAGGCGCAACGCCTTCGGCAAGGGAGCGGCTGCATCAGACTACGAACTTGAATCGCCGGGCCTTGCTGCGTGGGCAGTCGGGCGTCATCAGCTAACTCCATTCAATGGCGAGTATAGACAGCCATCGGGAATTGCAATGTCGACGCGTAAATCATCTGAAACAGCCGGGGCTTGCGCTCAAGGGTGCGAATGGAGAAGGATGCAGACGAGTGGCGGCAAACTGATATAACGCAGGTGTATCAAGGATGAAATAATTATGACAAATGCGTCTTAGCATTTTTCGTAAGCCAGCTAAGTTATGTCTTCCCTATTTCATTGCCTTGTTTCCTGGAGTTTTCATGAACACCGCCGCATTGCGCGAGCAGATCCAAAAAGCCCGACAAACCGAAAACGAAACCGGACGGCTCAAGCGTCAGCTGGAAGCCAAACTGCCTCATCTGCATTCGGCGATCCAGTTGCCAGACGCCAACCGCGAAGAAGCGTTGACCAGTTTCGTCACCGCCTACATCGATGAAGTACCAGACATGCTGGACGCAGCCAATGAAGTTGCCAGGGAAGCGGGAATCGAGTCGCAGATCAAACCGGTGCTGAAAATCGCCGAGCAATACTTTCTCCAGCCGCCGGTCGGCCTGGACAGCCTGCTCGACGAAGCCTATCTGGCGCACCGCTTTGTTGAAGAGGTCAACGACCTGTACATCAAGCACCTCGGCCAGCCACTGATCCCCTTGGACATGACGGTCGCCAATCTGATTGCTCACCAATTGCTCGGTGAGGAATTTGCCAATCAACTGGACGAAGTGGTTCATCACACTATCGACGAGATGCTCGACGACGAGAGTTTTGCGCTGGAATCGGTAGAGGCCTACCGCGACAAACTCAGCAGCCCGGATACCGGTGCGGCGTGGAAACGATGGCCGTGCATGGGCCGTCGCCTCGGCGTGGGCCTGGAGCTCGACCAGCCCGCCGCGTAATCCGCGTTCCACACAAATACCTGTGGGAGCTGGCTTGCCAGCGATAGCGGTGGATCAGTCGACATTTTCAGTGACTGAAAGACCGCCATCGCTGGCAAGCCAGCTCCCACAGGGTTTATTTGTGTATGAGGGATTTAGCCAGCCGCACCGATCCCGGTATTAGTCCGAACCCGCCCCTCAAGCCGTCGCTTCAACCCGCGCGACTCAATCAACAGCTTCGACCCCTTCGCCGCATTTGCCCGGCCCCACTCCTCCAGCAACTCCAGACACGAATGGTCGATGTAGCTCAGGTTATTGAGCGGCACATGCACCGTTGTGCCCGCTGGAATGCTGCCCAGCACCTGGGTCAGTGCCGGCACCTTGAGAAAGGTCGCCGCACCCACCAGACGCAACTCCATCTCGCCGTCCTGCGGCAGGTCGATCAGGCTGATCTTCAAACGCGAAGCCTTGAGCGCCAGTTTCAACATCGTCAGACCGAAACCGATCAGCACGCCGGTCAGCAGGTCGGTGAAGATGATTGCCAGCGCCGTGGCGGCGTAGGTGAACATCGGCATCCGCCCGTAACGGCCCAGACCGCGAAAGGCTTTCAAGTCCACCAGTTTGAACCCGGTATACACCAGCACTCCCGCCAGACTCGCCACCGGAATGCTTTGCAGCACGCTCGACAGCAACAGCACGAACGCCAGCAGCCACAGACCATGGAAAATCGTCGAATAACGGGTGGTCGCGCCGGCCTGGACGTTGGCCGAACTGCGCACGATCACCCCGGTCATCGGCAGCGCACCGACCAGACCGCAGAGCATGTTGCCGACGCCTTGTGCCGACAGCTCACGGTCGAAATCCGAGCGCACGCCGCTGTGCATGCGATCCACCGCTGCGGCGGACAACAACGTTTCGGCGCTGGCGATAAACGCCACCGCGAATGCCGCGATCAGCAGGGTTGGATCAGCGAGGCTGAGCAGATCCGCCGGTTTCAGCCAGTCGATGGCCTCGGCCAGATTCTCCGGCACCTCGACCCGTTTCACCTGCAATGCCAGCAGCAGACTGGCGCCCGTGGCCAGGCCGACACCGAGCAGCGCACCGGGAATGAAGCGTAGCGAATGCGGGCGAAATTTCTCCCACAGCCACATCACCGCAATGGTCGCCAGCCCGAGCAAGCCGGCCTGCCAGCCGAACGACGGCAAGGCTTGCGCTACCGCCCCGGGGAACGCCGTGAGGTTATCCAGCCCGGACGGTTGTGGCTTGGCATCAAGCATCACATGCACTTGCGAGAGCACGATCAGCACACCGATTCCGGCGAGCATGCCGTAGACCACTGCTGGGGCCGTCACTCGAAACCAGCAACCGAGCTTGAGGCGCCCGGCCACCAGTTGCAGGAACCCGGCGAGCAACAGAATCGGCCCGAGCATCTCGATCCCGTGCTGGCGCACCAACTCGAACACCAACACCGCCAGCCCCGCCGCCGGGCCGCTGACCTGCAACGGCGAACCCGCCAGCCAACCCACCACCAGGCCACCGATGATCCCGGTAATCAGGCCCTTGGCTGGCGGCAACCCTGACGCAATCGCGATGCCCATGCACAGCGGCAGCGCGACCAGAAACACCACCACCGAAGCCAGCAGCTCCCGTGGCAACACCGCTTTCAATTGAGCAGCACGCATGGTGACTCTCCCGAAGCTTTCTTCAGGCATGGCTTCGCCGAACCGCTGAAACAGCGGTCGGCATCAAACCACACAGATTTTTAGGAGGATTTAGAAGCGCGCTTTGGGCGTCGCCACCGGAATCGGATGGCTGCCGTCGAGCGGCAGGAAGCGTCCCTGATCCGCGTCGTAAGCTTTGATTTCGCTGGTTTCGATGTTGTAGACCCAGCCATGGATGAACAGTTGACCGTTCGCCATGCGTGAGGCTACCGAAGGATGGGTACGCAAGTGCTGCAATTGGGCTATGACGTTTTCCTCGGTGAGGATCGGCATGCTCTCTTTTTCGTCGGTGCAGTTGCAGTTTTCGTGCACCATGGTTTTTGCCACTTCGGCGTGGCGCAACCAGGCTTTGACCGTTGGCATTTTTTCCAGGCTTTCCGGATTGAGCACTGCGCGCATGGCGCCGCAATCGGAATGGCCGC harbors:
- the coxB gene encoding cytochrome c oxidase subunit II — protein: MMRHPHVWMGLLLWSIFSPAHAAWTVNMAPGATEISHAVFDLHMTIFWICVVIGIIVFGAMFWSMIVHRRSTGQVAAKFHESTTVEILWTVVPLLILVAMAVPATATLIRMYDTSEPDIDIQITGYQWKWHYKYLGQDVEFFSNLATPAEQIHNKEAKGEHYLLEVDKPLVLPVGAKVRFLVTSADVIHSWWVPAFAVKRDAIPGFVNEAWTRIDKPGLYRGQCAELCGKDHGFMPIVVDVKEKADYDKWLADRKAEAAQLKELTSKEWTLDELKERGDKIYHTTCVACHQAEGQGLPPMFPALKGSPIATGPKADHLHRVYFGKPGTAMAAFGKQLSEVDIAAVVTYERNAWGNNKGDMVTPKEVLELKQAESK
- a CDS encoding twin transmembrane helix small protein → MLKAAIVVLLIATVISLFSGLFFLVKDDSSSNRLVIALSVRVALAAATVGLIAWGFYSGQLVSHAPW
- a CDS encoding carbonic anhydrase, whose translation is MSDKDKQPLAASAQAVPGAESADAALRTIVDGFLHFHHEVFPQQEELFKKLATAQSPRAMFITCADSRIVPELITQSSPGDLFVTRNVGNVVPPYGQMNGGVSTAIEYAVLALGVQHIIICGHSDCGAMRAVLNPESLEKMPTVKAWLRHAEVAKTMVHENCNCTDEKESMPILTEENVIAQLQHLRTHPSVASRMANGQLFIHGWVYNIETSEIKAYDADQGRFLPLDGSHPIPVATPKARF
- a CDS encoding SulP family inorganic anion transporter, producing MRAAQLKAVLPRELLASVVVFLVALPLCMGIAIASGLPPAKGLITGIIGGLVVGWLAGSPLQVSGPAAGLAVLVFELVRQHGIEMLGPILLLAGFLQLVAGRLKLGCWFRVTAPAVVYGMLAGIGVLIVLSQVHVMLDAKPQPSGLDNLTAFPGAVAQALPSFGWQAGLLGLATIAVMWLWEKFRPHSLRFIPGALLGVGLATGASLLLALQVKRVEVPENLAEAIDWLKPADLLSLADPTLLIAAFAVAFIASAETLLSAAAVDRMHSGVRSDFDRELSAQGVGNMLCGLVGALPMTGVIVRSSANVQAGATTRYSTIFHGLWLLAFVLLLSSVLQSIPVASLAGVLVYTGFKLVDLKAFRGLGRYGRMPMFTYAATALAIIFTDLLTGVLIGFGLTMLKLALKASRLKISLIDLPQDGEMELRLVGAATFLKVPALTQVLGSIPAGTTVHVPLNNLSYIDHSCLELLEEWGRANAAKGSKLLIESRGLKRRLEGRVRTNTGIGAAG
- a CDS encoding cytochrome c oxidase subunit 3 gives rise to the protein MATHEHYYVPAQSKWPIIATFGMVITVYGLATWFNDLKAARPESHGPYIFFVGGLLLAYMLFGWFGAVIKESRAGLYSPQLDRSFRWGMSWFIFSEVMFFVAFFGALFYVRHVSGPALGGEGPKGIAHMLWPNFQFTWPLLHTPDPKLFPPPKEVISPWGLPLINTILLVSSSVTITIAHHALKKGHRGALKIWLAITVLLGCGFLALQAEEYMHAYHELGLTLGSGIYGATFFMLTGFHGAHVTIGTIILFVMLMRIMKGHFDAEHQFGFEAASWYWHFVDVVWIGLFVFVYVL
- the cyoE gene encoding heme o synthase yields the protein MALLIGERPAQALWRDYLELTKPKVVVLMLITSLVGMFLATRAGVPWTVLVFGNLGIALCAGGAAAVNHVVDRRIDAVMARTHKRPLAEGRVSPAAALTFALVLALLGQALLLTFTNPLTAWLTLASLLGYAVIYTGFLKRATPQNIVIGGLAGAAPPLLGWTAATGHVSAEPLLLVLIIFAWTPPHFWALAIHRKEEYAKADIPMLPVTHGEHYTKVHILLYTCALLAVSLLPYVIHMSGVLYLICALALGARFLQWAVVLYRGTRPHAAINTFKYSIYYLFLLFIALLVDHYLLLNL
- a CDS encoding cytochrome c oxidase assembly protein, producing the protein MADSISLKKLVTRLLGVVVAMFVFGFALVPIYDVMCKAFGINGKTAGQYEGEQVVDSSRQVRVQFLSTNNIDMPWEFYPKHDELTANPGAVNEMIFIARNPTDKPMSAQAVPSIAPSNAAAYFHKTECFCFTQQVLQPGQQIEMPVRFIVDRDMPKDVKHLTLSYTLFDITARHPPVAANTGG
- the ctaD gene encoding cytochrome c oxidase subunit I — protein: MSAVIDDHGHADHAHGPAKGLMRWVLTTNHKDIGTLYLWFAFCMFLLGGTFAMVIRAELFQPGLQIVEPAFFNQMTTMHGLVMVFGAVMPAFVGLANWMIPLMIGAPDMALPRMNNFSFWLLPAAFLLLVSTLFTAGGGPNFGWTFYAPLSTTYAPESVTYFIFAIHLMGISSIMGAINVIATILNLRAPGMTLMKMPLFVWTWLITAFLLIAVMPVLAGCVTMMLMDIHFGTSFFSAAGGGDPVLFQHVFWFFGHPEVYIMILPAFGAVSQIIPTFSRKPLFGYTSMVYATASIAFLSFIVWAHHMFVVGIPLVGELFFMYATMLIAVPTGVKVFNWASTMWQGSLTFETPMLFAVAFVILFSIGGFSGLMLAIAPADFQYQDTYFVVAHFHYVLVPGAIFGIFASAYYWLPKWTGHMYDETLGKLHFWLSFVGMNLTFFPMHFVGLAGMPRRIPDYNLQFADFNMVSSIGAFMFGATQIFFLFIVIKTIRGGPPAPAKPWDGAEGLEWSVPSPAPYHTFTTPPEVK
- a CDS encoding COX15/CtaA family protein — protein: MAKPGFRLALFATLLALIVVLLGAYTRLTHAGLGCPDWPGCYGFISVPKSEAQLAHAELHYPDSPVVAHKGWNEMIHRYFAGTLGLMISLLAGRAWVNRHHPGQPLKLPLFLLAVVFAQAAFGMWTVTLKLWPQVVTGHLLGGFATLSLLFLLTLRLSGVLPALTVPKRLQYWATAGLLLVIGQIALGGWVSSNYAAVACIDFPTCHGQWLPPADFANGFHLTQHIGPNYLGGQLDSDARTAIHLTHRIGALLVTLVLLGLAWQLRAVGMTRLAGLVVIALAAQITLGISNVLFHLPLPVAVAHNAGGAALLLTMVLVNYHARTSLVRVKQPMLARWRLSPRKHSAAPITIKGETPWRF
- a CDS encoding SURF1 family protein; this translates as MKRFWPGVIPTVVVALLLPLLVSLGFWQLGRGAEKTALLASYAERRAAEPMASSELLHSADPAFRRVHLYGQFDAAHSLLLDNRQRNGKVGIELLQPFQDRATGQWLLVNRGWLPWPDRRVTPKFSTPADAVNLDAWVYVAPGATFQLHADPASSTWPQTITAVEPAKLWKTLERDGFAYELRAEPGPASYEADWPVVAMGPEKHLGYAVQWFAMATALLGLYIYLGLHNAKEKTHGNGHESTQHV